In Providencia rettgeri, the following proteins share a genomic window:
- a CDS encoding LacI family DNA-binding transcriptional regulator, whose translation MDKTDAMAPKTQKVATIKDVAAKAQAGKTSISRYLNGEFHLLSDNLRQRIESAIRELNYRPNQIARSLKHGRTGLIGLIIADIGNPFSVEVLKGVEAESIKQGFMTVVCNADNSIERECQFIQLLKGYRVDGLIINSAGVNEQFIDVLKETTLPFVLLDRKIDNFPSDMVGLDNPASAQMAFHHLLEQGFEAICFVTEPIVYNSARQERLQTFQALSQSHQHIQSEFHEVALPDPAKLEAIVADFCTAHRGMRKVIVAANGVLTLQLAYVMNKQGLRWGTDIGFLSFDNLEWAALAGQGVTSVSQPTAEMGHKAVECLLEKLENPDKPPMQYLFNGELLIRKSTTL comes from the coding sequence ATGGATAAAACTGACGCTATGGCCCCGAAAACGCAAAAAGTTGCCACGATCAAAGATGTTGCTGCCAAAGCCCAAGCTGGGAAAACCAGTATCTCGCGATATTTGAATGGTGAATTCCATTTACTTTCAGATAATTTGCGCCAACGTATTGAAAGCGCCATTCGTGAATTAAACTATCGCCCAAACCAAATAGCACGGAGCTTGAAACATGGGCGGACAGGCCTGATTGGCTTGATTATTGCCGATATCGGTAACCCATTTTCTGTTGAAGTCTTAAAAGGGGTGGAAGCGGAGTCCATTAAGCAAGGTTTTATGACCGTCGTATGCAATGCTGATAATAGCATTGAGCGTGAATGCCAATTTATTCAGCTATTAAAAGGTTACCGCGTTGATGGGCTTATTATCAATTCAGCAGGTGTTAACGAACAATTCATTGATGTGCTGAAAGAAACCACGCTGCCTTTTGTCTTATTAGATAGAAAAATCGACAATTTCCCCAGCGATATGGTTGGTCTAGATAACCCCGCTTCTGCACAAATGGCGTTTCATCACCTATTGGAACAAGGGTTCGAAGCGATTTGTTTTGTTACTGAGCCCATTGTGTATAACAGCGCACGGCAAGAGCGCTTACAGACATTCCAAGCGTTATCACAGAGCCATCAACATATTCAAAGCGAATTTCATGAAGTGGCCTTGCCTGATCCTGCGAAATTAGAAGCCATTGTTGCTGATTTTTGTACGGCTCATCGGGGTATGCGCAAAGTGATTGTCGCGGCCAATGGCGTACTGACCTTGCAGTTGGCGTATGTCATGAATAAGCAAGGGTTACGGTGGGGAACGGATATTGGTTTTCTCAGTTTTGATAACCTCGAATGGGCGGCATTAGCAGGGCAAGGGGTAACCTCGGTGTCTCAACCGACAGCGGAAATGGGGCATAAGGCGGTGGAGTGCTTGCTAGAAAAACTGGAAAACCCAGATAAACCCCCAATGCAATATTTATTTAATGGGGAATTACTGATCCGCAAATCAACGACATTGTAG
- a CDS encoding FadR/GntR family transcriptional regulator — translation MSTNKPTTIEPVRIKRTDEIVNAIKETIMADNLIPGDRLPQEKELIEHYNASKSTVREALKSLEVQGLIKTKTGPGGGAFIDSMTESRAMSLLSNYLFTRDISIKDIYTLRKLLEPVVAVSAIDNIDNDGIQKLYDTIAIYDHEPADENERWQQRMAELDFHAVVASYSDNVLLVFICHFLQRLLKDLAVCKDIYLKPEPVDRRQGIEYQYQLIEALRRKDAAKVQSVMEAHMAYAEQAMLALQATLQERFLSEDR, via the coding sequence ATGAGCACCAATAAGCCGACGACAATAGAGCCAGTACGTATTAAGCGGACTGATGAAATCGTCAATGCAATAAAAGAAACTATCATGGCCGATAACCTCATACCCGGTGACCGTTTGCCACAAGAAAAAGAACTGATTGAACATTATAACGCCAGCAAAAGTACGGTGCGAGAAGCACTGAAATCATTAGAAGTTCAAGGATTAATTAAAACAAAAACTGGGCCGGGTGGCGGCGCATTTATTGATTCGATGACTGAATCCCGAGCAATGAGTTTGTTATCCAACTATTTGTTTACGCGGGATATATCAATCAAAGATATTTATACGTTACGTAAATTACTCGAACCGGTAGTTGCCGTTAGTGCGATTGACAACATCGATAATGACGGTATTCAAAAACTGTACGATACCATCGCCATTTATGACCATGAACCCGCAGATGAAAACGAACGTTGGCAGCAGCGGATGGCAGAACTGGATTTTCATGCCGTGGTTGCCAGCTATTCCGACAACGTTTTATTAGTGTTTATTTGCCATTTTTTACAGCGTTTACTCAAAGATTTAGCGGTTTGTAAGGATATTTATTTAAAACCTGAGCCTGTCGATAGACGCCAAGGCATTGAATACCAATATCAATTAATCGAAGCATTACGCCGTAAAGATGCCGCAAAAGTCCAATCGGTGATGGAAGCACATATGGCTTATGCAGAACAAGCCATGTTAGCGCTGCAAGCCACATTGCAAGAACGTTTTTTAAGTGAAGATAGGTAA
- a CDS encoding osmoprotectant NAGGN system M42 family peptidase, with product MIDKVYLTSVLKTLLCTPSPVGMTEQAVAQTHQWLTELGFTPKYTRRGVLYITLGTEEPKRALAAHLDTLGAMVTQLKPNGRLALRNTGTWAARFAEGARVTVFSDNHQYRGTILPLKASGHRFNTEVDTQIADWDNLEIRLDAPCYNFADLQSHGLNVGDIVAVDAQPEFIDNGFIVSRHLDDKAGCAVMLAALKSLVDDGVVPAVPCQMMFTISEEVGIGGTHGFGPQVQELLAIDNSVSAPDQTTRDDALTLAFRDRTGPFDLAITRHLLQLCQQYDIPHVRDTFKHYRSDSAAAIDAGWDIRAALACFALDSSHGWERTHLDSLVALATLVRRYIESDLVPLPGQSL from the coding sequence ATGATAGATAAAGTATATCTGACCTCTGTATTAAAAACATTGTTATGTACACCTAGCCCGGTAGGGATGACTGAACAAGCCGTTGCGCAGACACATCAATGGTTGACTGAGTTGGGGTTCACACCGAAATATACACGCCGTGGGGTGTTATATATCACGCTTGGCACTGAAGAGCCTAAACGTGCGTTAGCCGCTCACCTTGATACGTTAGGGGCGATGGTGACACAACTCAAACCGAATGGGCGTTTGGCACTGCGTAATACAGGCACATGGGCAGCGCGTTTTGCAGAAGGTGCAAGGGTGACGGTATTTAGTGACAATCACCAATATCGTGGGACGATTTTGCCGTTAAAAGCCTCAGGGCATCGCTTTAATACTGAAGTGGATACGCAAATAGCCGATTGGGATAACTTAGAAATTCGCCTTGATGCCCCCTGTTATAACTTCGCTGACTTGCAATCCCATGGCTTAAATGTCGGGGATATTGTTGCGGTTGATGCACAACCCGAATTTATTGATAACGGTTTTATTGTTTCTCGTCATTTAGATGACAAAGCTGGCTGCGCGGTGATGTTAGCGGCATTAAAATCATTGGTGGATGATGGCGTTGTGCCTGCTGTGCCTTGCCAAATGATGTTCACGATTTCAGAAGAGGTCGGTATTGGTGGAACACACGGTTTTGGTCCGCAAGTTCAAGAATTATTAGCGATTGATAACTCTGTTTCTGCCCCAGACCAAACTACACGGGATGACGCACTCACTTTAGCTTTTCGTGACAGAACCGGGCCGTTTGATTTAGCCATTACACGGCATTTATTGCAGCTATGTCAGCAGTATGACATTCCTCACGTCCGCGATACGTTTAAACATTATCGTTCGGATAGTGCCGCCGCGATTGATGCCGGGTGGGATATTCGTGCGGCTTTAGCCTGTTTCGCGCTAGACAGTTCCCACGGCTGGGAAAGAACGCATCTTGACTCATTAGTCGCGCTTGCGACGTTAGTAAGACGCTATATTGAAAGTGATTTAGTGCCACTACCGGGGCAATCATTATAA
- the dsdC gene encoding DNA-binding transcriptional regulator DsdC has protein sequence MSAHFNQFEQSGFIQWNKRLSSYQLSRLHTFEAAARHCSFALAAQELALTPSAVSHRINTLEGELGFKLFERFHRRIELTVDGERIYWALRKNLDDINQEIIDIKNQEISGELTVYSRPSIAQCWLIPKIADFAHQYPSIQLNLLTGNDDVNFRGYGIDVAIYYDDITRPNLYCEDLMSESIVPVCSPQYAEQHDLLNNMHQLKNCTLLHDRQAWSSNSDYDEWKAWSEYYQLTLFPHRRNLCFDRSDLAIVAAMNHAGVAMGRKQLVEKRLKRQELVMPFGDISLKCEQRHYFAMLNDKRNPKADIFIQWLKQQVNAISQVK, from the coding sequence GTGTCAGCACATTTCAATCAATTTGAGCAATCTGGATTTATTCAGTGGAATAAACGGTTATCAAGTTATCAGCTATCGCGTCTACATACTTTTGAAGCGGCGGCACGGCACTGCTCTTTTGCATTAGCGGCTCAGGAACTGGCGTTAACGCCTAGTGCGGTTAGCCACCGAATTAACACGTTAGAAGGGGAATTGGGGTTTAAATTATTTGAACGTTTTCATCGGCGCATTGAATTGACGGTTGATGGTGAGCGGATTTACTGGGCTTTACGCAAAAATTTGGATGATATTAACCAAGAAATCATTGATATCAAGAACCAAGAAATCTCGGGTGAACTTACGGTATATTCGCGACCATCCATCGCCCAGTGCTGGTTAATTCCTAAAATTGCGGATTTTGCTCATCAATACCCCTCGATTCAATTGAACTTATTAACAGGGAACGATGACGTTAATTTTCGTGGTTATGGTATTGATGTTGCCATTTATTATGATGATATCACTCGGCCAAACTTATATTGTGAAGATTTAATGTCAGAATCAATTGTCCCGGTTTGTAGCCCACAATATGCAGAACAGCATGATTTACTTAATAATATGCACCAATTGAAAAATTGTACTTTATTGCATGATAGGCAAGCATGGAGCAGTAACTCTGACTATGATGAATGGAAGGCATGGAGTGAGTATTACCAATTAACGTTGTTTCCTCATCGCCGAAACTTATGTTTTGATCGTTCTGATTTAGCGATTGTTGCCGCCATGAACCATGCAGGTGTAGCCATGGGGCGTAAACAATTGGTTGAAAAACGTTTAAAGCGCCAAGAACTGGTAATGCCATTTGGTGATATTTCGCTGAAGTGCGAACAACGCCACTATTTTGCGATGCTTAATGATAAACGTAACCCGAAGGCAGATATTTTTATTCAATGGTTAAAACAGCAAGTTAACGCAATATCACAAGTAAAATGA
- a CDS encoding ABC transporter ATP-binding protein, which produces MKKVIEVNQLVKIFGQPKSLFHPRGRQVHALKNISLSLYEGETLAIVGESGSGKSTLARILVGLERETSGEITVLGQTRTEWLQQGARAFGQAIQYVFQDPVASLNPRKTIGETLTVPLKYLKHMNSSQRATRLAELLEAVNMPMDALACYPHEFSGGQAQRLAIARALAADARILVLDEPVSALDVSVQAQVLLLLEQLKQQFSLSYLFISHDLAVVESIADRVAVLYLGDLLECRDTRSLFAAPEHEYTRNLLASAPRIRVDSVV; this is translated from the coding sequence ATGAAAAAAGTGATTGAGGTTAATCAGTTGGTGAAAATCTTCGGGCAGCCGAAAAGCCTATTTCACCCCCGTGGACGCCAAGTTCATGCACTGAAAAATATTTCACTGTCGCTTTATGAAGGTGAAACTCTAGCGATTGTTGGAGAGAGTGGCTCAGGAAAAAGTACTCTCGCGCGCATTTTAGTTGGGTTGGAACGTGAAACCTCAGGCGAAATTACCGTATTAGGGCAAACTCGTACCGAATGGCTGCAACAAGGTGCTCGTGCGTTTGGTCAAGCTATTCAGTATGTTTTTCAAGACCCTGTCGCATCTTTGAACCCCCGTAAAACGATAGGTGAGACATTAACGGTTCCCTTGAAATATTTAAAACACATGAATTCATCGCAAAGAGCAACTCGGCTGGCGGAATTACTTGAGGCCGTCAATATGCCAATGGATGCTTTAGCTTGTTACCCCCATGAGTTTTCGGGAGGACAGGCGCAGCGGCTAGCGATTGCGAGAGCCTTAGCCGCAGATGCGCGGATATTAGTCCTTGATGAGCCGGTTAGTGCGTTGGATGTTTCGGTGCAAGCGCAAGTTTTATTGTTATTAGAACAACTTAAACAACAGTTTTCGTTATCCTATTTATTTATTAGCCACGATTTAGCGGTAGTGGAATCGATAGCAGATAGGGTTGCCGTACTCTATTTAGGAGATTTGTTAGAATGTCGAGATACCCGCAGCTTATTTGCCGCGCCGGAGCATGAATATACGCGAAATTTATTGGCGAGTGCCCCACGTATTCGTGTTGATTCAGTCGTTTAG
- a CDS encoding GNAT family N-acetyltransferase translates to MTLKLTAPEPLKTGHLLEGFSSGEEALDLWLKTRAMSNQNSGASRTFVTTSDNQVMGYYALSTGVVSTNQAVGRFRRNMPSDIPVILLGRLAVDTRAKGLGVGRGLVKDACHRVIQASGLVGIRGVVVHALTDNAKRFYEHIGFVPSPLDSMMLMITLADLQFALGIHSN, encoded by the coding sequence ATGACATTGAAGCTAACAGCGCCAGAACCACTAAAAACAGGCCATTTACTGGAAGGGTTTTCCTCTGGTGAAGAGGCATTGGATCTCTGGCTAAAAACCCGGGCAATGAGTAATCAAAACTCAGGGGCCTCGCGCACTTTTGTGACCACTTCGGATAACCAAGTAATGGGTTACTATGCCTTGTCCACCGGGGTTGTGAGCACCAATCAAGCCGTTGGGCGATTTCGCCGCAACATGCCCTCTGACATTCCCGTCATCTTACTCGGCAGGCTAGCAGTAGATACAAGGGCGAAAGGTCTTGGAGTTGGTAGGGGGTTAGTTAAAGATGCCTGTCATCGTGTTATTCAGGCTTCTGGGCTGGTGGGCATTCGAGGGGTTGTGGTTCACGCATTAACGGACAATGCTAAACGGTTCTATGAGCACATTGGTTTCGTCCCTTCACCACTTGACTCTATGATGTTGATGATAACGCTTGCCGATCTACAATTCGCATTGGGTATTCACTCGAACTGA
- a CDS encoding DUF1778 domain-containing protein has protein sequence MSTQNDVAVTRSSLNLRIKPEDKILIDRAANAVGKNRTEFVLEAARRAAEETLADLRVINVSAEVYQEFISQLDAAPSSNEALRKTMMSKSPWEE, from the coding sequence ATGTCGACTCAAAATGATGTTGCCGTGACTCGCTCATCTCTTAACCTGAGAATAAAACCGGAAGACAAAATCCTGATCGACCGTGCTGCGAATGCTGTGGGAAAAAACCGTACCGAATTTGTTCTGGAAGCGGCGCGACGTGCAGCTGAAGAAACGCTGGCCGATCTGCGGGTGATTAATGTCAGCGCCGAGGTTTACCAAGAATTTATCAGCCAGCTTGATGCCGCGCCGAGTAGTAATGAGGCATTGAGGAAAACGATGATGTCTAAATCCCCTTGGGAGGAATGA
- a CDS encoding D-serine ammonia-lyase, with protein sequence MTQINVDKLIADYPLVQDLIDLKQIAWFNPNVTTTQAGLPYVGLTIEDVQDAEARLHRFAPYLMKAFPETQATQGIIESEVVTIPQMQAALAARYQTPITGKILLKKDSHLPISGSIKARGGIYEVLTHAEKLALAAGILSTDDNYEILFSEQFRQFFSQYRIAVGSTGNLGMSIGIMSAKLGFSVSVHMSADARQWKKDKLRSHGVNVVEYEQDYSIAVEQGRKEAEKDPNCFFIDDENSTTLFLGYAVAGLRLKKQFADQGVTVDNDHPLFVYLPCGVGGGPGGVAFGLKLAFGDAVHCLFAEPTHSPCMLLGVHTGLHDGVSVQEIGIDNITAADGLAVGRASGFVGRAMERLIDGYYTIEDSEMYNLLGLLNQTESIKLEPSALAGMTGCVHVTQNTDYLQSKSLTPTKLANATHLVWATGGGMVPADEMQKYLSQANLN encoded by the coding sequence ATGACTCAGATAAATGTTGATAAGTTAATTGCTGACTACCCTTTAGTTCAGGACTTAATCGATTTAAAGCAAATTGCGTGGTTCAACCCAAATGTCACGACAACACAAGCGGGTTTGCCTTATGTCGGGCTAACCATTGAAGATGTGCAAGACGCAGAGGCGCGATTACACCGCTTTGCGCCTTATTTGATGAAAGCCTTTCCTGAAACCCAAGCCACACAAGGGATCATAGAATCCGAAGTGGTCACGATCCCACAGATGCAAGCCGCTCTTGCAGCTCGCTACCAAACGCCAATTACCGGGAAAATATTACTTAAAAAAGATAGCCACCTGCCCATTTCAGGGTCAATCAAAGCTCGGGGCGGCATCTATGAAGTCCTCACCCATGCGGAAAAACTCGCTTTAGCTGCCGGTATTTTATCGACAGACGATAATTACGAAATTTTATTTTCCGAACAGTTTCGCCAATTCTTTAGCCAATATCGTATTGCCGTGGGTTCAACCGGCAACCTGGGCATGTCTATCGGCATTATGAGCGCTAAACTCGGTTTTAGCGTCAGTGTGCATATGTCCGCAGATGCCAGACAGTGGAAAAAAGACAAATTGCGTTCACATGGTGTAAATGTGGTGGAATATGAGCAAGATTACAGCATTGCCGTCGAGCAAGGCCGTAAAGAAGCCGAAAAAGACCCAAACTGCTTTTTTATTGATGATGAAAACTCTACCACCTTATTTTTAGGTTATGCCGTGGCAGGCTTGCGTTTGAAAAAGCAATTTGCAGACCAAGGTGTTACCGTGGATAACGACCACCCGCTATTTGTCTATTTACCCTGCGGTGTCGGTGGTGGCCCCGGTGGTGTCGCTTTCGGGTTAAAACTCGCCTTTGGGGATGCCGTCCACTGCTTATTCGCCGAACCAACCCACTCACCTTGTATGCTGTTAGGCGTACATACTGGCCTGCATGATGGTGTCTCTGTTCAAGAAATTGGTATCGATAATATCACCGCCGCAGACGGCCTTGCGGTTGGCCGTGCATCAGGCTTTGTAGGACGTGCAATGGAGCGGTTAATTGATGGTTATTACACCATCGAAGATAGCGAAATGTATAACCTGTTAGGCTTACTGAACCAGACCGAGTCTATTAAATTAGAACCGTCGGCCTTGGCGGGTATGACTGGCTGCGTGCATGTCACGCAAAACACCGATTATTTGCAATCAAAATCACTCACACCAACCAAACTAGCTAACGCAACACATCTGGTATGGGCAACGGGTGGTGGTATGGTTCCTGCAGATGAAATGCAAAAATATTTATCACAAGCCAATCTAAACTAA
- the dsdX gene encoding D-serine transporter DsdX, whose amino-acid sequence MDSTMWMIGTLVISILLIIVSIIKFKFHPFLALLLASFFVGISMQMNPLEMVSAIENGIGGTLGFLAAIIGLGTILGKMMEISGAAERIGVTLQKSRWLTPDVTMVLIGLICGITLFVEVGVVLLIPLAFSIAKRTNTSLLKLAIPLCTALMAVHCIVPPHPAALFVTNELGADIGTVIVAGLAVGLVASLVGGPLFLKFLGDRLPFKTVPEAFSDLEVREEKDLPSLGATLFTVLLPIALMLIKTAADLNMSKDNQLFTLLQFIGNPITAMFIAAFVAYYMLGIRRNMGMSVLLSKTEESFSSIANILLIIGAGGAFNGILKGSGLSDSLAMVLSGIDMHPILLAWLVAIILHAAVGSATVAMMGATAIVAPLMPMYPHISPEIMTLAIGSGAIGCTIVTDSLFWLVKQYCNATLAETFRFYSVATLIASFVALAGTFALSFVI is encoded by the coding sequence ATGGACTCTACAATGTGGATGATTGGTACTTTAGTTATCAGTATTTTACTAATCATCGTTTCAATAATTAAATTTAAGTTTCATCCCTTTTTAGCACTTTTACTCGCCAGCTTCTTTGTCGGTATCTCCATGCAAATGAACCCATTAGAGATGGTCAGCGCCATCGAAAATGGCATTGGCGGTACGCTTGGTTTTTTAGCCGCCATTATTGGGTTGGGTACCATACTCGGCAAAATGATGGAAATTTCAGGTGCCGCTGAACGCATCGGGGTCACTTTACAAAAAAGCCGCTGGTTGACGCCTGACGTTACCATGGTGCTAATTGGGTTAATCTGCGGTATTACGCTGTTTGTTGAGGTTGGTGTGGTGTTACTGATCCCACTCGCATTTTCCATTGCCAAAAGAACCAATACCTCGTTATTAAAACTCGCTATCCCATTATGTACCGCTCTGATGGCCGTCCATTGCATCGTACCGCCACACCCTGCAGCCCTATTTGTCACAAATGAATTGGGGGCTGACATTGGTACGGTGATTGTCGCAGGGTTAGCGGTAGGCTTAGTCGCCTCGTTAGTTGGTGGGCCACTGTTCCTCAAGTTCTTAGGTGACCGCTTACCATTTAAAACTGTGCCAGAGGCCTTCTCTGACCTTGAAGTACGTGAAGAAAAAGACTTACCTTCTTTAGGTGCCACACTGTTCACGGTGTTACTGCCAATTGCTCTCATGTTAATCAAGACAGCCGCTGACTTGAACATGAGCAAAGATAACCAGTTATTTACCTTATTACAGTTTATTGGTAACCCAATAACCGCTATGTTTATTGCTGCTTTTGTCGCTTATTACATGTTAGGTATTCGACGTAATATGGGTATGAGCGTATTACTCAGCAAAACCGAAGAGAGTTTTAGCTCAATTGCTAATATCTTATTGATTATCGGGGCAGGTGGGGCATTTAACGGCATCTTAAAAGGCAGTGGACTGAGCGATTCCTTAGCGATGGTGTTATCGGGCATTGATATGCACCCCATCTTGCTGGCCTGGCTAGTCGCCATTATTCTTCATGCCGCCGTCGGTTCTGCCACCGTTGCGATGATGGGCGCAACCGCGATTGTGGCGCCATTAATGCCAATGTACCCACACATTAGCCCAGAAATCATGACATTAGCCATTGGCTCCGGCGCGATTGGCTGCACTATCGTCACTGATTCGTTGTTCTGGTTAGTTAAACAGTACTGTAATGCCACTTTAGCCGAAACTTTCCGTTTTTATAGTGTCGCCACGTTGATTGCGTCTTTCGTCGCGCTGGCAGGGACTTTTGCACTTTCATTTGTGATTTAA
- a CDS encoding dipeptide/oligopeptide/nickel ABC transporter permease/ATP-binding protein, with amino-acid sequence MSQSVTPVIQHRHRQSIGSLLLANRLATLGLFILVIIMLLAFLAPWLPLADPDKTDLVNRLLPAFSPDHLLGTDHLGRDILSRLLWGTRVSLLVGISATLIAAIFGTLIGLVAGYVGHRTDTVLMRCIDMLMAFPYILLALAIVAVLGPGLLNALYAIALVNIPFFARNIRGLTVGLRDRDFIQAARLSGKNHLQVLLTEVLPNVLPIIVVTMSTTIGWMILETAGLSFLGLGTQPPNADLGSMLGQGRAQMFVAPHVALVPGIMIFLIVISFNLLGDGVRDILDPRLKSGALQRSQPMTQTDRVNIPAKTGDKQAVLEVKNLSVAFRQGNQLRPTVKGISFTVGAGECLGLIGESGSGKSVTALSVMGLLASPPALITAGGIYVEHEEMLSLPLSVMQRRRGAKVSYIFQDPLTTLHPQFTIGVQLREAITAHQSLSLYEAKNKAIELLDSVGIPDAQERFDAYPHELSGGQRQRVGIAMALANDPVLIIADEPTTALDVTVQARILELLDRLRRERGVALLFITHDFAVINQICDRVAVMQQGEIVETGDTQTVLRHPQHPYTQRLIASVPKLGEGREFLKQVQQLYGYQPNGNDLTSTQEA; translated from the coding sequence ATGAGCCAGTCTGTGACCCCTGTTATTCAGCATCGTCATCGCCAATCGATCGGCTCGTTATTACTGGCGAACCGTCTAGCAACGTTGGGGCTATTTATTTTAGTTATCATTATGCTCTTGGCATTTTTAGCGCCTTGGCTCCCCCTTGCGGATCCAGATAAAACCGATTTAGTGAATCGGCTACTTCCCGCTTTTTCACCTGATCATTTATTAGGGACAGACCATTTAGGGCGAGATATTTTGTCTCGATTGTTGTGGGGAACCCGAGTCTCCCTATTGGTCGGTATTTCAGCAACGCTCATTGCAGCCATATTCGGTACCTTGATTGGCTTGGTGGCCGGCTATGTAGGCCATCGTACTGATACAGTATTGATGCGTTGTATTGATATGCTAATGGCATTTCCATACATACTATTGGCATTAGCGATTGTCGCCGTCCTTGGGCCAGGGTTACTCAATGCGTTATATGCTATCGCATTAGTGAATATTCCCTTTTTTGCGAGAAATATTCGTGGGTTAACGGTGGGTTTGCGTGATAGGGACTTTATTCAAGCAGCAAGGCTGTCAGGTAAAAACCACCTACAAGTGCTATTAACGGAAGTGTTACCGAATGTCTTGCCAATCATTGTGGTGACCATGTCAACAACCATCGGTTGGATGATCTTAGAGACAGCGGGCTTGTCATTTTTAGGGTTAGGGACTCAGCCACCGAATGCAGATTTAGGCTCAATGTTAGGGCAAGGGCGTGCACAGATGTTTGTTGCACCTCATGTGGCATTGGTACCCGGTATTATGATCTTTCTTATTGTGATTAGCTTTAACCTATTAGGGGATGGCGTGCGTGACATTCTTGATCCCCGCTTAAAATCAGGGGCTTTACAGCGCTCACAACCGATGACACAGACTGATAGAGTTAATATTCCTGCGAAAACAGGGGATAAACAAGCGGTATTAGAAGTCAAAAATTTATCTGTCGCTTTTCGCCAAGGAAATCAATTACGTCCGACTGTAAAAGGGATCAGTTTTACCGTTGGGGCGGGGGAGTGTTTAGGGTTAATTGGGGAGAGCGGCTCAGGTAAAAGTGTTACTGCTTTGTCTGTGATGGGGCTGCTCGCATCGCCTCCTGCATTGATTACCGCGGGAGGGATCTATGTGGAACACGAAGAAATGCTGTCATTGCCGCTATCCGTTATGCAACGCCGTCGCGGTGCGAAGGTGTCATATATCTTCCAAGACCCACTGACGACACTCCATCCGCAATTTACCATTGGTGTGCAATTGCGTGAAGCCATCACCGCTCACCAGTCTTTGTCACTCTATGAGGCGAAAAATAAAGCTATCGAACTATTGGATAGTGTGGGGATCCCTGATGCGCAAGAACGTTTTGATGCCTATCCCCATGAGCTCTCGGGCGGGCAGCGCCAGCGGGTAGGGATCGCAATGGCATTGGCCAATGACCCCGTATTGATTATTGCTGACGAGCCGACCACCGCATTAGATGTCACCGTACAGGCGCGAATTCTAGAATTGCTGGACCGACTACGTCGTGAACGTGGTGTTGCGCTCTTATTTATTACCCATGATTTTGCGGTCATTAACCAAATTTGCGACCGTGTTGCGGTGATGCAGCAAGGTGAGATAGTCGAAACAGGGGATACGCAAACGGTATTACGGCATCCGCAACACCCTTATACACAACGTCTGATCGCCAGTGTACCTAAGTTAGGAGAAGGGCGCGAATTTTTAAAGCAAGTCCAACAACTTTATGGTTATCAGCCCAATGGTAATGATTTGACATCGACGCAGGAGGCTTAA